A portion of the Cryptomeria japonica chromosome 5, Sugi_1.0, whole genome shotgun sequence genome contains these proteins:
- the LOC131876172 gene encoding receptor kinase-like protein Xa21 produces the protein MPALFLLLLLLSVFLISSLPHSHHQQEELLFRFKAVISKNDTSLVDWTPLHHFCNCSAITYHYNSHSVCAINLSLMSLDGTISPVLGNLYSLRSLDLSNNYLTGTIPPQLSQLPNLWIRSLYDNQLQGTIPPSLSACRNLYFLALSYNQLHGTIPPELSLLTSLKYLYLVVNSLTGTIPPSFKNLSTLIELDLEGNKINGPIPSSLGNLSALTYLNLGQNHLQGPTPSELGMLTNIVELEFFENNLSGTIRSSLTNLSKFNRLDLSIN, from the coding sequence ATGCCTGCTCTTTTCTTGTTACTTTTATTGCTTTCTGTATTTCTAATCTCGTCTCTTCCTCATTCTCATCATCAACAAGAAGAATTGTTGTTCAGATTCAAAGCTGTCATTTCGAAGAATGACACTTCTCTTGTAGACTGGACTCCCCTTCACCACTTCTGCAACTGCTCTGCCATCACCTATCATTACAATTCTCACTCTGTCTGTGCCATCAATTTAAGCCTAATGAGTTTAGATGGCACCATCTCTCCCGTGCTCGGGAATCTCTACTCTCTTCGATCTCTTGATTTGTCCAACAAttacctcactggtacaattccaCCTCAACTCAGCCAACTCCCAAATCTATGGATACGCTCACTGTACGATAATCAATTACAAGGGACCATTCCACCGTCTCTGTCTGCTTGCCGCAATTTGTATTTTTTGGCACTCTCCTATAACCAACTGCATGGCACCATTCCACCTGAGCTCAGTCTCCTCACAAGTTTGAAGTACCTCTACTTGGTCGTTAATAGTCTCACAGGTACCATTCCACCCTCTTTCAAAAATCTGTCCACCTTAATTGAATTAGATTTGGAAGGAAATAAGATCAATGGCCCCATCCCTAGTTCTTTAGGAAATCTGTCAGCCTTGACTTATTTGAACTTGGGACAAAACCATCTCCAAGGCCCCACTCCTTCTGAACTGGGAATGCTTACTAACATAGTGGAgcttgaattttttgaaaataatCTATCAGGCACCATTCGTAGTTCTTTAACAAATCTTTCAAAATTTAATCGATTAGATTTATCTATAAACTAG